A window of the Torulaspora globosa chromosome 6, complete sequence genome harbors these coding sequences:
- the MDM10 gene encoding Mdm10p (ancestral locus Anc_7.103), protein MLDYMESVSRAFEQSTGWSRDNSYANITATSKALLDFKIPTAFEFQVSNATTPYTFNTTRVSTRNIFNGSLTYLYSDADNLKDMVRGSGAVSLQQVTETYRYFQPFYNHKSAPSNGDRLVRKSLYYGRMYYPTSNLEAMMIKRLTPYTQVKLKCLSTFNEFNILTCHWQRDTGRNCQELIFSTNDLLCGYRFLHNFLGTPSKMKTSLYNNSSLSLGTELWLGLITLSPGCSTTLRYCTHAPNTGRPLTLTLSWNPFFGNLSSSYSAKTSTSTTFCAKYDFNLYSIDSNLSFGVEVWRRGSTNQQHEPPTSQSINKTDNLMYHHLLPTLSQSSSHGHGQTKMEHEQQLLQDLTTAFSTSLKRIDREKFEIENFQNDYSCANFTSVWKLSTSLRDKNLKVLWEGKFKGFLVSAGGEFFKSSPLLDNRSRTPLYPARFGVQLQYST, encoded by the coding sequence ATGCTGGACTACATGGAATCAGTCTCCCGAGCATTCGAACAGAGCACCGGCTGGAGCCGTGATAACAGCTATGCCAACATAACAGCGACTTCCAAGGCCCTGCTGGACTTTAAGATCCCAACAGCGTTCGAGTTTCAAGTATCCAATGCTACTACCCCCTACACGTTCAATACCACGAGAGTCTCTACGaggaatatcttcaatggctcGTTGACTTATCTATACAGTGATGCCGATAATTTAAAGGATATGGTTCGAGGCTCTGGAGCTGTCAGTTTGCAACAAGTGACGGAAACATACAGATATTTCCAGCCATTTTACAACCACAAGTCGGCGCCGTCAAATGGTGATAGACTCGTACGGAAATCTCTCTACTATGGGAGGATGTACTATCCAACCTCCAATTTGGAGGCAATGATGATAAAAAGGCTCACACCGTATACACAGGTGAAACTGAAGTGTCTGAGTACCTTCAATGAGTTTAACATACTGACTTGTCACTGGCAGCGCGATACAGGTAGAAACTGCCAGGAATTGATATTCTCTACCAATGACTTGCTGTGTGGCTATAGATTTTTACACAATTTCCTTGGGACTCCCTCCAAAATGAAGACGTCATTGTACAACAATTCTTCTCTATCTCTGGGCACTGAACTGTGGTTGGGGCTTATTACATTGAGTCCCGGTTGTTCGACGACTTTGCGATACTGTACACACGCACCGAACACTGGAAGACCACTGACTTTGACTTTGTCGTGGAACCCATTCTTCGGCAACCTCTCTTCGTCGTATTCGGCTAAGACGAGTACAAGCACAACGTTTTGTGCCAAGTACGATTTCAATCTGTATTCGATAGATTCCAACTTATCATTTGGTGTTGAGGTTTGGAGGCGTGGTAGTACGAATCAACAGCATGAACCGCCCACCTCACAATCGATCAACAAAACCGATAATTTAATGTACCACCATCTGCTACCGACGCTGTCCCAAAGTTCATCGCACGGGCATGGACAGACAAAGATGGAGCatgagcagcaattgctgcaaGATTTAACCACCGCATTCTCTACTTCCTTGAAGAGGATAGACAGGGAAAAATTCGAGATAGAGAATTTTCAGAATGACTATAGCTGTGCCAACTTCACCAGCGTTTGGAAGCTTTCGACTTCTCTGCGTGATAAAAACCTGAAAGTTCTTTGGGAAGGCAAGTTTAAGGGTTTTCTGGTATCGGCGGGTGGtgagttcttcaaatcaaGCCCATTATTAGATAATCGGTCCAGAACTCCTCTATATCCGGCCAGATTTGGCGTTCAATTACAGTACTCTACGTAA